The Bradysia coprophila strain Holo2 unplaced genomic scaffold, BU_Bcop_v1 contig_151, whole genome shotgun sequence genome contains a region encoding:
- the LOC119074526 gene encoding procathepsin L-like translates to MMLKLLPIVVVLIHLVESNPQFGAFGNSAAAAGGLLNKAPGVGQASGLATGAVNTAANAGGRIADSLKGLIENFGDFKTIFKKNYISEAEERLRGEIFKANLAFIGDHNELFKQGKQTFSLAINFFGDWTHDEYLEILGVDLSQAPDNSVDTSSKRKTRAANCDSPDELDWRKKGAVTPVKNQMKCASCWAFAAAGALESHFFIKNHKLANFSEQQFVDCSISEGKGCKKGFMNTAFEYSTKNGLITDDKYPYKGAENGKSNSCNKFPSKLKIQRYETIPKGNEEELRDAVCRFGPVSVALDASSEKFMHYNSGIYRNSECSTTKTTHGALVVGYGFDENTEEAFWILKNSYSDTWGEDGYVRIPRDFNNHCGIANLASYPIV, encoded by the exons ATGATGCTGAAGTTACTACCAATTGTGGTTGTGTTAATACATTTGGTCGAATCGAATCCACAA TTTGGTGCTTTCGGGAATTCTGCCGCTGCTGCCGGTGGATTACTGAATAAAGCTCCAGGTGTTGGTCAAGCAAGTGGATTAGCGACGGGAGCAGTCAATACGGCTGCGAATGCAGGTGGACGCATAGCGGATTCGTTGAAAGGACTGATTGAAA ATTTCGGTGActttaaaaccattttcaaaaagaattaCATCAGTGAAGCCGAAGAGAGACTACGTGGTGAAATATTCAAGGCAAATCTTGCTTTCATTGGCGATCACAATGAACTGTTCAAGCAAGGCAAGCAAACATTCTCGTTGGCAATAAACTTCTTCGGCGACTGGACTCATGACGAATATCTCGAAATTTTGGGAGTCGATCTATCACAAGCGCCAGACAATAGCGTTGATACATCATCGAAGCGTAAAACTCGTGCAGCCAATTGTGATTCACCCGACGAATTAGATTGGAGGAAAAAGGGAGCCGTCACTCCGGTGAAGAATCAAATGAAATGTGCCTCATGCTGGGCATTCGCTG CTGCTGGAGCTCTGGAGTCTCATTTCTTTATCAAAAATCACAAACTTGCCAATTTCTCCGAACAACAGTTTGTTGATTGTTCGATTAGCGAAGGAAAGGGTTGCAAGAAGGGTTTCATGAACACGGCCTTCGAATACAGCACAAAGAATGGTCTTATCACAGACGACAAATATCCATACAAAGGCGCCGAAAACGGAAAGTCCAACAGCTGCAACAAATTCCCCAGTAAGTTGAAGATCCAACGATACGAAACGATTCCAAAGGGTAACGAGGAGGAGCTCAGAGATGCTGTATGTCGTTTTGGACCAGTATCTGTTGCTCTGGATGCATCATCCGAAAAGTTTATGCATTACAACAGTGGAATCTATCGGAATTCGGAGTGCAGCACCACTAAGACTACCCATGGCGCTTTAGTGGTTGGCTACGGTTTCGACGAAAACACCGAAGAGGCTTTTTGGATTCTTAAGAACTCGTACAGTGATACATGGGGCGAAGACGGATATGTTCGCATTCCACGAGACTTCAACAACCATTGCGGCATCGCTAACTTGGCTTCTTATCCGATTGTTTAG
- the LOC119074529 gene encoding uncharacterized protein LOC119074529, whose amino-acid sequence MKRLFCLFVVALGLTIVVGQEVVNQIVDGPCSRFQVGNQQPFFKKLYTGTWYVYATYDYADIAGLDCLVAFHSLTPDGNVRNTERGKNLVTNARSSFQSTFYFTQPGVGHYLHDSTDATAENLQIPVIDYMNYFIEFSCSDLPDGKADCYIAAFTRTPFPGPIVVNLINAYFNAHNIDRTKLRYVNHDKTRCIF is encoded by the exons ATGAAGAGATTGTTTTG TTTATTTGTTGTGGCGTTGGGCCTAACTATTGTGGTCGGTCAAGAAGTGGTTAATCAAATAGTGGATGGTCCTTGTTCACGTTTTCAAGTCGGCAATCAGCAACCATTTTTTAAGAAACTG TACACCGGTACGTGGTACGTGTATGCTACTTATGACTATGCCGATATTGCAGGACTCGATTGCCTAGTCGCATTCCATTCGTTGACCCCAGACGGTAATGTGAGAAATACAGAACGTGGAAAAAATCTTGTGACTAATGC ACGCAGCTCGTTTCAGAGCACTTTTTACTTTACTCAACCAGGTGTCGGACATTACTTACACGATAGCACAG ACGCTACTGCAGAGAATCTTCAAATACCCGTCATCGATTACATGAACTATTTCATCGAATTTAGTTGCAGCGATTTACCTGATGGAAAAGCTGACT gCTACATTGCGGCATTTACACGAACTCCATTCCCTGGACCAATTGTTGTGAATCTAATCAACGCTTATTTCAATGCACATAACATCGACAGAACGAAATTGAGATATGTCAACCATGACAAGACCAGATGTATTTTTTAA